In a single window of the Alteriqipengyuania lutimaris genome:
- the fabD gene encoding ACP S-malonyltransferase has protein sequence MRAFIFPGQGSQKVGMGADLADASAAARETFQEIDDALNQKLSAMMREGPDAELTLTSNAQPAIMANAIATLRVLEKDFGVKLKDAASCVAGHSLGEYTALAAVNAFSLGDTAKLLRLRGIAMQDAVPIGVGGMVALLGSDIETAQKLADEAAQGQVCEIANDNDPSQVVLSGHAEAIERVLQTAKDFGVKRAVRIQVSAPFHCSLMKPAAQRMQLALENTSPSALDLPLYANVSAAKVADSKEEQKLLVEQITGRVRWRESVLAMRADGVEHFVELGGKVLGPMVLRTDKDAKVASCITMEDLEAVAKEIG, from the coding sequence ATGCGAGCTTTCATCTTCCCCGGTCAGGGGAGCCAGAAGGTCGGCATGGGTGCCGATCTTGCCGACGCCAGCGCCGCCGCGCGCGAGACCTTCCAGGAAATCGACGACGCTCTCAACCAGAAACTGTCGGCGATGATGCGCGAAGGGCCCGATGCGGAACTGACGCTCACCTCGAACGCGCAGCCCGCGATCATGGCGAATGCCATCGCCACGCTGCGGGTGCTGGAGAAGGATTTCGGCGTGAAGCTGAAGGACGCCGCCTCGTGCGTCGCAGGCCACTCGCTGGGCGAATATACCGCGCTTGCGGCCGTCAATGCGTTTTCGCTGGGCGATACCGCGAAGCTGCTGCGCCTGCGCGGCATTGCCATGCAGGATGCGGTGCCGATCGGCGTCGGCGGCATGGTGGCACTGCTGGGGTCGGATATCGAGACCGCGCAGAAGCTGGCGGACGAGGCCGCGCAGGGCCAGGTCTGCGAGATCGCGAACGACAACGACCCGTCGCAGGTCGTGCTCTCCGGCCATGCCGAGGCGATCGAGCGCGTGCTGCAAACGGCCAAGGATTTCGGCGTGAAGCGCGCCGTGCGCATCCAGGTATCGGCACCGTTCCACTGTTCGCTGATGAAGCCCGCCGCGCAGCGGATGCAGCTCGCGCTCGAGAACACTTCGCCGTCGGCGCTGGACCTGCCGCTCTATGCCAATGTGAGCGCCGCCAAGGTCGCCGATTCCAAGGAAGAGCAGAAGCTGCTGGTCGAACAGATCACCGGCCGCGTGCGTTGGCGCGAAAGCGTCCTCGCGATGCGCGCCGATGGCGTGGAACATTTCGTGGAGCTTGGCGGCAAGGTGCTCGGCCCGATGGTCTTGCGCACCGACAAGGACGCGAAGGTCGCCAGCTGCATCACGATGGAAGACCTCGAAGCCGTGGCGAAGGAGATCGGCTGA
- a CDS encoding LD-carboxypeptidase has translation MTRIAICAPATAITPDHAAAIEQLVADEFPEHSVYVHPQCFKSWGHFAGTDLQRLTALLECANDPQYDAVWFAKGGYGSNRIAQAAVAQMNDAARQKTYVGFSDMGYMLAALYRAGIGQPVHGSMPVSARSERGREAVRRVLRWFSGDGSGLEPSLDGKTPTVAFNLITLAMLVDTPLLPDLSGHVVMVEEVSEHLYAVDRLFFSLSNTLPRVAGLRLGAVTNVPENDREFGQSAEEIAEFWCARAGIPYLGRAEIGHTAENRIVPFGLASPARGS, from the coding sequence ATGACCCGCATCGCCATCTGCGCGCCCGCCACCGCCATCACGCCAGACCATGCCGCAGCGATCGAGCAGCTCGTCGCCGACGAATTTCCCGAACACAGCGTCTACGTGCACCCGCAATGCTTCAAGAGCTGGGGCCACTTCGCCGGTACCGACCTGCAACGGCTGACCGCCCTTCTCGAATGCGCCAACGACCCGCAATACGACGCGGTGTGGTTCGCCAAGGGCGGCTACGGCTCCAACCGGATCGCGCAGGCGGCGGTGGCGCAGATGAACGATGCCGCGCGGCAGAAGACCTACGTGGGCTTTTCGGACATGGGCTACATGCTCGCCGCACTCTACCGCGCAGGGATCGGCCAGCCGGTCCACGGCTCGATGCCGGTCAGCGCGCGCTCGGAGCGCGGGCGCGAGGCGGTGCGCCGTGTGCTGCGCTGGTTCTCGGGCGACGGCAGCGGGCTCGAGCCGAGCCTTGACGGAAAGACGCCGACGGTTGCCTTCAACCTCATCACGCTCGCCATGCTGGTCGATACGCCGCTGCTGCCCGATCTTTCCGGGCATGTCGTGATGGTCGAGGAGGTCAGCGAGCATTTGTATGCCGTCGACCGGCTGTTCTTCAGCCTTTCCAACACCCTGCCGCGCGTCGCGGGCCTGCGTCTCGGCGCCGTCACCAACGTGCCCGAAAACGACCGCGAGTTCGGGCAGAGCGCCGAGGAAATCGCGGAATTCTGGTGCGCGCGGGCGGGTATTCCGTATCTGGGGCGGGCCGAGATCGGTCATACGGCCGAGAACCGGATCGTCCCCTTCGGCCTTGCAAGCCCGGCGCGCGGTTCCTAG
- a CDS encoding glutamate ligase domain-containing protein: MTDFPDPTADLTARPWFFCGIGGSGMQPLAAILKGRGAEVAGSDRSFDQGRTPEKFAALEAQGFKLFPQDGSGITRPEQVLVASAAVEDTVPEVVRAKELELPRLTRADLNAALFNAAETGVAVAGTSGKSTVTGMLGWILHHAGRNPTIMNGAVMKNFVSDDRPFASAVVGDADLYVSEVDESDGSIAQYKPAVGILLNVSLDHKSMDELRQLFGDFLEASQRGVVNADDEEAFRLVAHANSPLTFGVTNGCAALGIVEGSLAEGPTRQAAMVHDKRDDSQHALTLNLPGHHNLSNALAAIAGANAAGVSVADAVAALAEFNGLARRFDIVGTSANGVTVIDDFGHNPEKAAATLRTLKAHEGRVLAFFQPHGYGPLKQMGAELAETFARELGPEDITMLCDPVYFGGTVDRSEGSERIVDLIAKHGGKAIHINTRDGCGDWIVANAQPGDRIAIMGARDDTLSAFARDVLERLG; the protein is encoded by the coding sequence ATGACCGACTTCCCCGACCCGACCGCCGACCTCACTGCCCGCCCCTGGTTCTTCTGCGGGATCGGCGGATCGGGAATGCAGCCGCTCGCCGCGATCCTGAAGGGTCGCGGGGCGGAGGTCGCGGGATCGGACCGCAGCTTCGACCAGGGCCGCACGCCGGAAAAATTCGCCGCGTTGGAAGCGCAGGGGTTCAAGCTCTTCCCGCAGGACGGCAGTGGGATCACGCGGCCCGAGCAGGTGCTGGTGGCCAGCGCGGCAGTGGAAGACACCGTGCCGGAAGTGGTGCGAGCCAAAGAGCTGGAGCTTCCCCGCCTGACCCGTGCGGACCTCAACGCGGCGCTGTTCAACGCCGCCGAAACGGGCGTCGCCGTCGCGGGCACCAGCGGCAAGTCGACCGTGACCGGGATGCTCGGCTGGATTTTGCACCACGCAGGCCGCAATCCGACGATCATGAACGGCGCGGTGATGAAGAACTTCGTCAGCGACGACCGCCCCTTCGCCAGCGCAGTGGTCGGTGACGCCGACCTTTACGTGTCCGAGGTCGACGAAAGCGATGGTTCGATCGCGCAATACAAGCCCGCCGTCGGCATTCTCCTCAACGTCAGCCTCGACCACAAGAGCATGGACGAGCTGCGCCAGCTGTTCGGCGACTTTCTGGAGGCGTCGCAGCGCGGCGTGGTGAACGCCGACGACGAAGAGGCTTTCCGGCTGGTCGCGCACGCCAATTCGCCACTGACCTTCGGCGTGACCAATGGGTGCGCCGCGCTCGGCATCGTCGAGGGATCGCTGGCAGAGGGCCCGACGCGGCAGGCGGCGATGGTGCACGACAAGCGCGACGACAGCCAGCACGCGCTGACGCTTAACCTGCCGGGGCACCACAACCTCTCAAACGCACTTGCGGCGATTGCGGGGGCGAACGCGGCTGGCGTTTCGGTGGCCGATGCGGTCGCGGCGCTGGCCGAGTTCAATGGGCTGGCAAGGCGGTTCGATATCGTCGGCACAAGCGCAAATGGCGTGACCGTGATCGACGATTTCGGTCACAACCCGGAGAAAGCCGCAGCAACGCTGCGCACGCTGAAAGCACACGAAGGGCGCGTGCTCGCCTTCTTCCAGCCGCATGGCTACGGCCCTCTCAAACAGATGGGCGCCGAACTCGCCGAAACCTTCGCCCGCGAACTCGGCCCGGAAGATATCACCATGCTGTGCGACCCGGTCTATTTCGGCGGCACGGTCGACCGCTCCGAAGGCAGCGAGCGGATCGTCGACCTGATCGCGAAACACGGCGGCAAAGCCATCCACATCAACACACGCGACGGCTGCGGCGACTGGATAGTGGCGAATGCCCAGCCCGGCGACCGTATCGCTATCATGGGCGCGCGCGACGACACGCTGAGCGCCTTCGCGCGCGACGTGCTGGAGCGGCTGGGTTGA